The Polaribacter sp. KT25b genome contains the following window.
GTTTTAAAATATTCTCGGTAATACCTTGATTTCTTGTCATTCTAACTTTTTAAAAAGTAAAACGTCATTGCAAGTACCTTAACTTCTATCATCAGTAATTAAGAAATACTCTTTTTTTTGTGATATTGCTTTATTACTTTTTAAAACACACTTTATTAAAAGCTATGTAAAAGTGAAGTCAAACGCAATGACGTTTCATTTTTTTAATCGAGTGCAAAAATACACAACCTAATTGAATTATAAAAATTGAATTTTAACACTTATTTTTTTACAATTCCAATTTATTTTCTAGTGCTAATAAAAAAGTAAACTCTTCTGCTGTTTCCTTTAAAGCTTCAAATCGTCCAGAAGCTCCTCCATGACCAGAATCCATGTTTGTATGTAACATCAATAAATTGGTATCCGTTTTTAACTCACGAAGCTTTGCAATCCATTTTGCTGGCTCCCAATACTGTACTTGAGAATCATGAAAACCTGTAATAATTAACATATTTGGATATGCATGATGCCCAACTTGATCGTATGGTGAATATGATTTTATATACTCATAAGAATCTTTGTTATTAGGATTTCCCCATTCGTCATATTCTCCTGTAGTTAAAGGAATACTATCATCTAACATTGTAGAAACTACATCTACAAAAGGAACCGCAGCAATAACACCATTGTACAATTCTGGATTCATATTTACAACAGCACCCATTAACAAACCACCTGCAGAACCGCCCATTGCGTACAAATGTTTTGAAGAAGTATAACCGTTATCAATTAAATATTTAGAGCAATCTACAAAATCTGTAAACGTATTTTTTTTATGAAACATTTTTCCATCTTCGTACCATTCTCTACCCAAATATTGACTTCCTCTAATATGAGCCAAAGCAAATACAAAACCTCTGTCTAATAAACTTAAACGAGTTGTAGAAAAACTATCAGAAACTGTATGACCATAAGAACCATAAGCATATTGTAATAATGGCGTATTTTCATTTAGTTTGGTGTTTTTATGATGTACCAATGACACAGCAACTTTTTTTCCATCTCTTGCAGTTGCCCAAACTCGTTTACTTTCATAATTTTCTTTATGAAACTTTCCTCCTAAAACTTCTTGCTCTTTTTTAATATCTTTAGATTGATCTTTCATATTAAAATCAATCACAGAACTTGGTGTTGTAAAAGAATTATAAGCATATCTTAAAATATCAGTATCAAACTCTGGATTACCAAAAACACCAGCAGAATAAGTTTCTTCATTAAAAGGCAAGTAATAATCTTCTTTGTTATCCCAACGTTTAATTCTAATTTTATTTAAGCCATTTGTACGTTCTTCTAGAATTAAATACTCTTTAAAAATAGAAAAATCTTCTAATAACGTTTCTTCTCGATGCGGAATTACATCTACCCAATTTTCTTTTGTTGGCTTAGAAATAGGCGTTTTCATCAATTTAAAATTGGTTGCACCATCTTTATTTGTTAAAATATAAAAATGCTCTTTATATTGAGAAATATCATATTCTAACTCTTTTTCTCTTGCTTGAATTAATTTAAATTTTCCTGTTGGATTATTCGCATCTAAAAATTGTGCTTCAGATGAATGTGTACTATGAGAACCTATAATAATATATTCATCAGATTTTGTTTTGGTTACATAAGTTCCAAAAGTATCATCTTCTTCATGATAAATTTCTACATCTTCAGATGCTGGAGTTCCTAAAACATGTCTAAAAATTTTCTCGCTTCTTAATGTTTCTGGATTTTTCTTGGTGTAAAAAATAGTTTTATTATCATTTGCCCAAACAGAACCACCACTTGTATTATCTATAATATCTTTATAAATTTCGCCTGTTTCTAAGTTTTTAATTCGTAAAAAATACTGTCTTCTACTAACTGTATCTGTTGCAAAAACGGCTAATTTATTATCCGGCGAAATATTTAATCCTCCTAATTTAAAATATTCAAAACCTTTTGCTAATTCATTTACATCAAAAAGAACTTTTTCTGGTGCTTCTAAATTGTCTTTTTTTCGGCTATAAATAGGATATTGTTTCCCTATTTCATAACGAGTTATGTAATAATAACCGTTATCTTTATAAGGCACAGAAGAATCATCTTCTTTAATTCTACCTTTCATTTCTTGAAATAAATTTTCCTTAAATTTCTTAGTATAATCGGTTACTTTATCAAAATATGCATTTTCTGCCTCTAAATAATCAACTACTTTTTGTGTCTGTTCATCTTTTACAATTGCATTTTTTTGGGCATCAGATAAACGCATCCAAAAGTAATTATCAATTCTTATATCTCCATGTTTTTCTAGTTTTGTAGGCTGTTTATCAGCAATTGGAAACTGTGCATCTGTACTCTTCATATCTTTCGTATCATTTTTACAAGCGGTTGCAAAAATAAGACTTATTAATATTGTTGTTACACATATTTTTCTCATTTTTTTTTGATTTAACTTTATTACTAATTTAGTAATTTTGCAATCTATTAAATATTAAAATAAAAAATATGTTTGGAGACTTATCAGGAATGATGAATAAGCTTAAAGAAGCTCAAAAAGAAGTAGAAATAACAAAGTCGAGATTAGATTCTGTTTTGGTTGATGAAACTTCTGCTGATAAAAAAATTAAAGTAACGCTAACAGCAAACAGAGAAATAAAATCAATTTCTATAGATGAAACACTTCTTGGTGATAAAGAAGAATTAGAAGATTTTTTAATTATCACATTAAATAAAGCGATTGAAAAAGCATCAAAAATTAATGAAGCCGAAATGGCAGTTGCAGCAAAAAAAGGAATGCCAAACATTCCAGGAATGGACATGTTTAAATAAATTTGATAAAAATACTTGAACAATATCAAAAAACACACATTTAAATTTTGAGTTTAGAAGATTACATGTTGCCATGTTTAAACAAAAAACTTTTTGGAATAGATTGTTTAGGTTGTGGTTTTCAAAGATCTTTACTTTCTGTTATAAAAGGTGATTTTACAGCTGCTTTTAATTTGTATCCTGCAATTTTTACAATATTGATAATGGCTTTTTTTTTATTACTACATTTAAAGTTCAAGTTTAAAAATGGTAAAAAAATTATTATTATTTTAGCGATTGTTAATGTTTTGATAATTGTAATAAGCTATTATATCAAAATGAAACCTCTTTTTAATTTATAGAAAAAATAATATGGAAAAACAAACATTACCAAATGCAACGGTCTCTTTAGTTTTAGGAATTTTCTCGTTACTAACCTGTATCTGTTATGGAGTTTTAGGTTTGCCTTTAGGTATTGCCGCATTTGTTTTAGGTAACAAAGCTTTAAAAGTTTATCAAAATAATCCTGAAAATTATGCAAGTTCTGGAAACGCAAGTGCAGGTAAAATATTAGGAATTATAGGTATTATTTTAAATCTAATTTTTATACTTCTTATTGTTTGGGTAATCTCTAAAATTGGTTGGGAAAACTTACAAAACGAAGAAGTAATGCAAGAAAGAATGATGGAAATTTTTGGTCAATAAAACTAAGAATCTATTTATAATAAAAATGCAGTTCTTTATTGAATTGCATTTTTTTTACAATAAATATTTAAATCATAAAAAATAAGATTCTTATTTGTTTGATTTTTTATAAAGTAAACAATTTAACGAAAAATAAACACGTTTATCTGCTGTAAACAATAAATTTGCATTTGGTTTACATGATAATTAAATAGAAATATGAACAAAGAAATAAAGAAAAATTCTTTAGTAAAAAGAGTCTTAAAATGGTTAGTTGCAGTCTTCTTAATTTTAATAATTGCATTGGTTGCTATTCCGTTTCTATTTAAAGATAAAATTGTAGAAATGGTATCTACAACTATTAACGAAAATATAAATGCAACCGTAACTTTTAAAGATACTGAATTAAGTTTTTTTAAGAACTTTCCGTTAGCTAGTTTAACTGTAAAAGATGTTGTAGTTGCAAATAAAGCTCCTTTTATTGGCGATACATTATTTAGCACTAAAGAGGTAAGTGTAAGTATGAGTATTACCGAACTCTTTAAAGATAAAGAGGAAGCGCTTGAACTTAAAAGTTTTTCTTCTAAAAACGGACAAATAAACATCATTTTTAATACAGAAAGTATTGGTAATTATGATATTGCTTTAAAAAATGAGACAGCAGAAGAAACCGGTTCAGAATCAGATTCATTTTCTTTAAACATTCAAGATTATGAATTTGAAAACATGAGTTTTATGTATTTGGACAGAAGTTCTAATATGAAAATGAAATTAGACAGCATTTATCATTATGGAAAAGGTAATTTTGCTGAAGAAATTTTAGATTTAGATACAAAAACCACAGCAAAACTTTCTTTTGATTATGAAAATACCAATTATTTTAACAATGTTGCAATTTCTTTAAATGCTGTTTTAGGAATAGATTTAAAAAATAGCAAATATACTTTTAAAGAAAATACAGGTTATATCAATCAGTTGCCTTTAGAATTTAATGGTTTTATTCAAATGCTTGATGAAACACAGGTTTATGACATCACTTTTAAAACACCAACATCAGATTTTAAAAACTTGTTAGCGCTTTTACCTAAACAATATTCAGGAGATTTAAATGCGATAAAAACAGCAGGTAATTTTGATTTAAATGGCGTTGTAAAAGGTGTTTTATCAGAAACTACAATTCCTGCTTTTGATATTTCTTTTGCTTCAAAAGATGCAATGTTTAAGTATAATGATTTGCCAAAATCTGTACAAAAAATCAATATTGATACAAGAGTTATCAATAAAACAGGAAATATAAAAGACACTTACATCAACCTAAATAAATTAACTTTTAAAATAGATACTGATGTTTTTGCTGCCAACGGAAATATTAAAGATATTACAACAAATCCGAAAATAAACTTAACAGCAAAAGGAACCATAAATTTAGCAAATATTGGTAAAGTGTATCCTGCACCAATTGAACAAGAATTAGCTGGAATTTTAAATGCTGATATTACCACCAATTTTGACATGAATTCTGTTGATAAAGGAAATTATGAAAACATTAAAAATGCTGGTCAAGTAAAAGTAAACGATTTTAAATATGATGGAAAAGATGTTGCGAAACCTTTTTACATTAATAAAACGGCCATTACTTTTAACACAAACAGCATTAAATTAAATGAATTTGATGCAAAAACTGGAGATTCTGATATTTCTATTACAGGAAATCTAGATAATTTTTATGGTTTTATTTTTAAAGATCAAACACTAAAAGGGAACTTTAGTTTAAATTCAAATACATTTAAAGTGTCAGATTTTTTAGCTACTGATACGAGTACTACTGCTACTGTTGATAAAAAAGAAGAAACAGAAAAAATAAAAATCCCTGCTTTTTTAGATTGCAAATTTAACGCAACTGCTACAACTGTTGTTTATGATAATATCAACCTAAAAAATGTTTCTGGAACTATTTATATTAAAGACGAAACTGTAAATCTTGAAAATTTAAAAACAGAAGTTTTTGGAGGAAACATTGGTTTTACAGGTAACGTTTCTACAAAAGGTGATACTTATAGTTTTAGCATGGATTTAAATTTAAAAGAATTAAATATAGCAGATTCTTTTGGCACTTTAGACATGTTAAAAGCCATTGCGCCTATTGCCAAAACAATTGACGGTAAAATGAATTCTACAATAAATGTTTCTGGAAATTTAAGTGATGACTTTACTCCAAATTTAAAAACTATTTCTGGAGATTTATTTGGAAAACTATTAAATCCAACATTAAACTCTAGTAATTCTAAAGCGTTAAGTTTATTAAGCGAAAAAGTTTCATTTTTAAATACTGATAAATTAAATTTAGACGGAATTAATGCTTATTTATCATTCGAAAACGGAACGGTAACTGTTAAGCCAATTCCTTTAAAATATCAAGATATTGGTATCGAAATTGGTGGAAAACATGGTTTTGATAATACAATGAATTATGATATTAAGTTTGATGTTCCTGTAAAATATTTAGGCACAGAAGTAACCAATCTAATTGCAAAATTATCATCAAAAGATGCAGAAAAAATTACAAGTATTCCTGTTAATGCAAGTTTAAACGGAAGCTTTAGCAGTCCTAGTTTTACAACAAACATAAAAGACGCTACAGCTAACTTGGTTAAAAATTTAGTAGAACAGCAAAAGCAAAATTTAATAAATTCTGGTAAAGATAAACTACTTAATTTAGTTGGTGGTGACACTAAAAAAGATTCTACAAGCACAAGCACCAAAGACAAGTTGATAAATATAATTACTGGTGATAAAAAAGATACAACAAAAACGAACAATGAAGACAAAGTGAAAAATGTTATTAATGGTTTGTTTAAAAAGAAAAATAATTAATTAGATAAAAAAAGAGGAAGTTTAAAATAAACTTCCTCTTTTTTTTCATCAATATTTTTTCTTACAAAAGAGATCCTGTTACTACAGAAACTACAATTAGCATTGCATATAAAGACAATATAATAATTGTAAAAACACCAATAAATTTATAATGAGATTTTAAAACTTTAAAAGCATCTGCTAAAATAGTATCATCTTTTGTTGCTAAAGCTTTTTTCATTTTATTAGAAAATTGCATTAAATAATACACCGGAAAAAAGTATAAAACTGCAAATAATAAATATACAATTGTCATAGCCAAACCAAGATCAAAAGGAACTTCTTTTGCTTGCGGAATAGCGCTAAAAATAACTCCAGAGAAAATAGCCAAAACTACTAAAAAAGCAATTCCTATAAATCCTATTATAGATAAAAAGAATGCCCATTTTGCAGTTTCTTTTAAAAAGGATTTTGCTTCTGTATTTATCGTTAATTGCTCTAATTGTGTAATTGGGTTTCCTATCATAATCAAATATATTAATTTATATATCAAAAATAGACAAAAAAAATTAGCCAGAAACTTGCATTACATAAGTTACTGGCTAAAATATTTATCTTTTTAAAAAAATTATTTTTTAAATTCTGTAATAGTCTTTTTAATAATAGCAACACAATCTCTTAATTGTGCTTCTGTCATTACCAAAGGTGGTGCAAAACGAATAATATTACCATGTGTAGGTTTAGCTAACAAACCATTGTCTCTTAGTTTTATACAAATGTCCCAAGCTGTAGAACTATTTTCTGTATCATTTATTAAAATTGCATTTAATAAACCTTTACCTCTAACAGATTTTACCAAGCTATTAGTTTCTGCAAAAGCAGTTAACTCTTCTCTAAAAATAACACCTAATTTCTCTGCATTTTCTGCTAAATTTTCATCATTAATAACTTCTAAAGCCGCCATTGCAACTGCTGCTGCAATTGGGTTTCCTCCAAATGTAGAACCATGATTTCCAGGTCTTATTACATTCATAATATGATCATTTGCCAAAACAGCAGAAACCGGATAAGCACCACCACTTAATGCTTTACCAAGAATTAAAACATCTGGTTTTACATTTTCATGATCTACAGCTAATAATTTACCTGTTCTTGCAATTCCTGTTTGCACTTCATCAGCAATAAATAATACGTTGTATTCTTCGCACATTTTTTTAGCTTCTGATAAATAATTTTCAGAAGGTACGTAAACACCTGCTTCTCCTTGAATTGGTTCTACTAAAAAACCTGCAATATTATTACTACTTTCTAATGCTTCTTGCAAAGCTTGCAGATTATCATATTCAATTTTTACAAATCCTTTTGTATATGGACCAAAGTTTTTTCTAGCAACAGGATCATTAGAAAATGAAATAATAGTAGTTGTTCTTCCGTGAAA
Protein-coding sequences here:
- a CDS encoding CCC motif membrane protein; translated protein: MEKQTLPNATVSLVLGIFSLLTCICYGVLGLPLGIAAFVLGNKALKVYQNNPENYASSGNASAGKILGIIGIILNLIFILLIVWVISKIGWENLQNEEVMQERMMEIFGQ
- a CDS encoding DUF5362 family protein, which codes for MIGNPITQLEQLTINTEAKSFLKETAKWAFFLSIIGFIGIAFLVVLAIFSGVIFSAIPQAKEVPFDLGLAMTIVYLLFAVLYFFPVYYLMQFSNKMKKALATKDDTILADAFKVLKSHYKFIGVFTIIILSLYAMLIVVSVVTGSLL
- the rocD gene encoding ornithine--oxo-acid transaminase yields the protein MAVLDKLTSQEAIELENKYGAHNYHPLPVVLSRGEGVYVWDVEGKKYYDFLSAYSAVNQGHCHPKIVDAMIHQAKTLTLTSRAFYNDMLGKYEKFATEYFGFDKILPMNTGAEAVETALKICRKWAYEVKGIPENKAEIIVCENNFHGRTTTIISFSNDPVARKNFGPYTKGFVKIEYDNLQALQEALESSNNIAGFLVEPIQGEAGVYVPSENYLSEAKKMCEEYNVLFIADEVQTGIARTGKLLAVDHENVKPDVLILGKALSGGAYPVSAVLANDHIMNVIRPGNHGSTFGGNPIAAAVAMAALEVINDENLAENAEKLGVIFREELTAFAETNSLVKSVRGKGLLNAILINDTENSSTAWDICIKLRDNGLLAKPTHGNIIRFAPPLVMTEAQLRDCVAIIKKTITEFKK
- a CDS encoding AsmA family protein encodes the protein MNKEIKKNSLVKRVLKWLVAVFLILIIALVAIPFLFKDKIVEMVSTTINENINATVTFKDTELSFFKNFPLASLTVKDVVVANKAPFIGDTLFSTKEVSVSMSITELFKDKEEALELKSFSSKNGQINIIFNTESIGNYDIALKNETAEETGSESDSFSLNIQDYEFENMSFMYLDRSSNMKMKLDSIYHYGKGNFAEEILDLDTKTTAKLSFDYENTNYFNNVAISLNAVLGIDLKNSKYTFKENTGYINQLPLEFNGFIQMLDETQVYDITFKTPTSDFKNLLALLPKQYSGDLNAIKTAGNFDLNGVVKGVLSETTIPAFDISFASKDAMFKYNDLPKSVQKINIDTRVINKTGNIKDTYINLNKLTFKIDTDVFAANGNIKDITTNPKINLTAKGTINLANIGKVYPAPIEQELAGILNADITTNFDMNSVDKGNYENIKNAGQVKVNDFKYDGKDVAKPFYINKTAITFNTNSIKLNEFDAKTGDSDISITGNLDNFYGFIFKDQTLKGNFSLNSNTFKVSDFLATDTSTTATVDKKEETEKIKIPAFLDCKFNATATTVVYDNINLKNVSGTIYIKDETVNLENLKTEVFGGNIGFTGNVSTKGDTYSFSMDLNLKELNIADSFGTLDMLKAIAPIAKTIDGKMNSTINVSGNLSDDFTPNLKTISGDLFGKLLNPTLNSSNSKALSLLSEKVSFLNTDKLNLDGINAYLSFENGTVTVKPIPLKYQDIGIEIGGKHGFDNTMNYDIKFDVPVKYLGTEVTNLIAKLSSKDAEKITSIPVNASLNGSFSSPSFTTNIKDATANLVKNLVEQQKQNLINSGKDKLLNLVGGDTKKDSTSTSTKDKLINIITGDKKDTTKTNNEDKVKNVINGLFKKKNN
- a CDS encoding YbaB/EbfC family nucleoid-associated protein, whose amino-acid sequence is MFGDLSGMMNKLKEAQKEVEITKSRLDSVLVDETSADKKIKVTLTANREIKSISIDETLLGDKEELEDFLIITLNKAIEKASKINEAEMAVAAKKGMPNIPGMDMFK
- a CDS encoding S9 family peptidase → MKSTDAQFPIADKQPTKLEKHGDIRIDNYFWMRLSDAQKNAIVKDEQTQKVVDYLEAENAYFDKVTDYTKKFKENLFQEMKGRIKEDDSSVPYKDNGYYYITRYEIGKQYPIYSRKKDNLEAPEKVLFDVNELAKGFEYFKLGGLNISPDNKLAVFATDTVSRRQYFLRIKNLETGEIYKDIIDNTSGGSVWANDNKTIFYTKKNPETLRSEKIFRHVLGTPASEDVEIYHEEDDTFGTYVTKTKSDEYIIIGSHSTHSSEAQFLDANNPTGKFKLIQAREKELEYDISQYKEHFYILTNKDGATNFKLMKTPISKPTKENWVDVIPHREETLLEDFSIFKEYLILEERTNGLNKIRIKRWDNKEDYYLPFNEETYSAGVFGNPEFDTDILRYAYNSFTTPSSVIDFNMKDQSKDIKKEQEVLGGKFHKENYESKRVWATARDGKKVAVSLVHHKNTKLNENTPLLQYAYGSYGHTVSDSFSTTRLSLLDRGFVFALAHIRGSQYLGREWYEDGKMFHKKNTFTDFVDCSKYLIDNGYTSSKHLYAMGGSAGGLLMGAVVNMNPELYNGVIAAVPFVDVVSTMLDDSIPLTTGEYDEWGNPNNKDSYEYIKSYSPYDQVGHHAYPNMLIITGFHDSQVQYWEPAKWIAKLRELKTDTNLLMLHTNMDSGHGGASGRFEALKETAEEFTFLLALENKLEL
- a CDS encoding DUF2752 domain-containing protein — protein: MSLEDYMLPCLNKKLFGIDCLGCGFQRSLLSVIKGDFTAAFNLYPAIFTILIMAFFLLLHLKFKFKNGKKIIIILAIVNVLIIVISYYIKMKPLFNL